The following are encoded together in the Parabacteroides chongii genome:
- a CDS encoding flavodoxin, whose amino-acid sequence MKKYLYLLFATFIAVGLNACSPDDNEPDNPQTETPETPDNPNPAPTGKTLIVYYSYTNNVHSIINDLQTQIEADVVRVEPTEKGIDYAANNYAIGSALIQAIQDNPNDANSYPSIETTIDNLSDYDRIIIGAPLWWSNMAAPLQTFLFQYGSQMEGKNIGLIVSSASSGINGVESDAKRLIPGGNFLTPSLWIRSSQTSNCHSMIADWLNEIN is encoded by the coding sequence ATGAAAAAGTACCTGTATCTACTGTTTGCCACTTTTATAGCGGTAGGATTAAATGCATGTTCTCCCGATGATAATGAGCCGGACAACCCGCAGACCGAGACTCCGGAAACACCCGACAATCCGAATCCGGCCCCAACGGGCAAGACACTGATTGTATATTACAGCTACACGAATAATGTACATTCTATTATCAACGATCTGCAGACGCAAATAGAAGCCGATGTAGTAAGGGTTGAACCTACCGAAAAAGGGATAGACTATGCCGCCAACAATTATGCGATTGGCAGTGCATTGATTCAGGCAATCCAGGATAATCCGAACGATGCGAATTCTTATCCATCTATTGAAACGACAATTGATAACCTGTCCGATTATGACAGAATCATCATAGGCGCACCTCTCTGGTGGAGCAATATGGCTGCGCCCCTGCAAACATTCCTATTTCAATACGGCAGTCAGATGGAAGGTAAAAACATCGGTCTGATCGTATCGAGTGCAAGCAGCGGGATCAACGGTGTCGAGTCCGATGCCAAACGGCTCATTCCGGGCGGAAACTTCCTCACACCAAGCCTATGGATACGTTCATCTCAAACATCCAACTGTCACTCGATGATTGCCGACTGGCTGAATGAGATCAATTAA
- a CDS encoding DUF6078 family protein → MEEKHLFPEIPFNYALCLKRECPKASTCLRQLAEQDISDSVERWMIISPKYQATLEGECPHYRPDVKVIYAKGFTRLLDNLPYAQMKSVISRLRNLFSERTYYRVRKGERLLSPAEQKEIQHILVRCGIDEPPKFDAYVEDYAW, encoded by the coding sequence ATGGAAGAAAAACATCTTTTCCCGGAAATTCCCTTCAACTATGCTTTATGCCTTAAACGGGAGTGCCCCAAAGCCTCTACTTGTTTGCGACAGTTGGCAGAACAGGATATTTCGGACAGCGTCGAGCGTTGGATGATTATTAGCCCCAAATACCAGGCTACACTGGAGGGGGAGTGTCCTCATTATCGTCCTGACGTGAAAGTAATTTATGCCAAAGGCTTTACACGTTTGTTGGATAACCTGCCTTACGCACAGATGAAAAGCGTCATCTCTCGTTTGAGAAACCTTTTCAGTGAAAGAACTTACTATCGGGTTCGTAAAGGCGAACGTTTACTTTCTCCTGCCGAACAAAAAGAGATACAGCACATTCTGGTACGATGTGGAATTGATGAACCACCGAAGTTTGATGCCTATGTAGAAGATTATGCCTGGTAG
- a CDS encoding aldo/keto reductase: MKTRKLGNNGLEVSAIGLGCMGMSFAYDPLPDRNEMIQVIRSAYELGETFFDTAEVYGPYTNEELVGEAVASFRDKVVIATKFGFNIVDGKQAGTNSRPEHIRQVVEESLKRLKTDYIDLLYQHRVDPNVPIEEVAGTVKDLIQEGKVKYFGMSEAGAKTIRRAHAVQPVAALQSEYSLWWRRPEEEIIPTLEELGIGLVPFSPLGKGYLTGSFNRQTTFSKEDFRNKLPRFTQDALDANQAIVDLLKKIAAEKEATPAQIALAWLLAQKPWIAPIPGTTKLHRLKENLGAAEIHLTDDELKNINEASSKIKLTGNRYPEELERTTGL, translated from the coding sequence ATGAAAACAAGAAAATTAGGAAACAACGGGCTGGAAGTGTCAGCCATCGGACTGGGTTGCATGGGTATGAGTTTTGCTTACGATCCCCTTCCCGACCGTAACGAAATGATACAGGTAATCCGTTCGGCCTACGAACTGGGGGAAACATTTTTCGACACAGCCGAAGTATACGGCCCTTATACCAACGAAGAACTGGTAGGTGAAGCAGTTGCCTCTTTCCGGGATAAAGTAGTTATAGCCACTAAGTTCGGCTTCAATATAGTCGATGGCAAACAAGCCGGAACTAACAGTCGCCCTGAACATATCCGTCAGGTAGTAGAAGAATCCCTGAAAAGATTAAAGACGGACTACATCGATTTGCTTTATCAACATCGCGTAGACCCGAATGTTCCTATCGAAGAGGTTGCCGGAACCGTAAAAGACCTCATTCAGGAAGGGAAAGTAAAGTATTTCGGCATGTCGGAAGCTGGAGCTAAAACCATTCGCCGGGCACATGCCGTTCAACCGGTCGCTGCCCTGCAAAGTGAATATTCTCTCTGGTGGCGTCGTCCTGAGGAAGAGATCATTCCTACGTTGGAAGAACTGGGTATAGGCCTCGTTCCGTTCAGTCCGCTGGGCAAAGGATATCTGACCGGAAGTTTTAACAGACAGACTACATTCAGCAAAGAAGATTTCCGCAATAAGCTCCCACGTTTTACACAGGATGCACTCGATGCTAACCAGGCGATAGTCGATTTGCTGAAAAAGATTGCCGCAGAGAAAGAAGCAACGCCCGCCCAAATAGCATTGGCATGGCTGCTGGCACAAAAACCGTGGATTGCTCCCATACCGGGAACGACCAAACTGCACCGTCTGAAAGAGAACCTGGGTGCAGCCGAAATTCACCTGACAGATGATGAATTGAAAAACATCAATGAAGCCAGTTCTAAAATAAAACTGACAGGCAACCGTTATCCCGAAGAACTGGAACGGACAACCGGGTTATAA
- a CDS encoding winged helix-turn-helix transcriptional regulator: MYKLIPSISEKMLSTALRSLETDGLVHRKVYPEVPPRVEYYVSDFGMTLIPHLENIIQWGQENFSTIMDNRKKKVT, translated from the coding sequence TTGTATAAACTTATCCCGTCTATTTCTGAGAAAATGCTTTCAACAGCACTTCGTTCATTGGAAACCGACGGTTTGGTGCATCGCAAAGTATATCCGGAAGTTCCCCCACGTGTAGAGTATTATGTTTCTGATTTTGGGATGACTTTAATACCTCATCTAGAAAATATAATACAGTGGGGACAAGAGAACTTCTCGACTATTATGGATAACAGGAAAAAGAAAGTAACTTGA
- a CDS encoding YdeI/OmpD-associated family protein, whose translation MNTEKPLVDKDYILFKIGGKGGWTFVEIPEIPMPKTSFGMLKVKGKIDDYEFSNLNMMPIGNGNIGLPIKSAIRKKIKKEAPDTVHITLYEDKTPLIIPEELLLCMEYEEGALEKFETYSDGQKKAFIDWINSAKTEQTKADRIAKTIIKVLNEDKFY comes from the coding sequence ATGAATACAGAAAAACCATTAGTAGACAAAGATTATATATTATTCAAAATCGGAGGTAAAGGAGGTTGGACCTTTGTCGAAATTCCTGAAATCCCTATGCCCAAAACATCATTCGGGATGTTGAAGGTAAAAGGAAAGATAGATGATTATGAGTTTTCTAATTTAAATATGATGCCTATCGGGAACGGAAATATCGGTTTACCCATCAAGTCGGCAATAAGGAAGAAAATCAAAAAGGAAGCTCCCGACACAGTTCATATTACTTTATATGAGGATAAAACTCCATTGATAATTCCGGAAGAATTGCTTTTATGTATGGAATATGAAGAGGGAGCATTAGAAAAGTTTGAAACTTATAGCGATGGTCAGAAAAAGGCATTTATCGACTGGATCAATTCTGCCAAAACAGAACAAACCAAAGCTGACCGTATCGCTAAAACCATAATCAAAGTGCTAAACGAGGATAAGTTTTATTAG
- a CDS encoding ASCH domain-containing protein, with protein sequence MEIKHKIQFGTTTDKLAKKVLTKEKIATSSLYDYYCMNLKETIKENEYASILDSHGREVCIIQINKIEIVEFQNITEEFAIAEGDGNLENWLRIHTEYYSLLLEKIGKKLTGETKLLCEWFKVITH encoded by the coding sequence ATGGAAATAAAACATAAAATACAGTTTGGAACTACTACCGATAAATTAGCAAAGAAAGTTCTAACAAAAGAAAAGATAGCAACATCTTCCTTATATGACTATTATTGTATGAACCTAAAGGAAACAATAAAAGAGAATGAATATGCCTCTATATTGGATTCACATGGTAGAGAGGTATGCATCATACAAATCAACAAGATTGAAATTGTTGAATTTCAAAATATAACAGAAGAATTTGCAATTGCCGAGGGTGATGGAAATTTAGAAAACTGGCTAAGAATACATACGGAATATTATTCTTTATTATTAGAAAAAATAGGGAAAAAGCTTACAGGAGAAACAAAACTACTTTGTGAGTGGTTCAAGGTTATAACTCATTGA
- a CDS encoding AraC family transcriptional regulator, whose amino-acid sequence MEEMITPYELPEVENHSFFFIDQRIDIHIEAKLHQHDAWELYYVLHGYGTRMAGDTLQSFSTGDVVLIPPSMHHYWEYTPLSADSDGCIHYLMVAFSHSLVMRCMEIFPELRNRLAGLAFPVNALKFGLESSRIIRKILLQMNDMDDLGRLCEMFRLLPVIFTSSDHIFAGRPVNLERDVRRMQQICSYVMAHYIHAISLDDISAEVGMNRSAFCSYFKRCKGMTFSQYVTQYRLNTACELLRHTKKQVSEICFAVGFNDVPHFNRIFKKLKGVTPQEYRKKIVSQEIF is encoded by the coding sequence ATGGAAGAAATGATTACGCCTTATGAACTACCCGAAGTAGAAAATCATTCATTCTTTTTTATAGACCAACGAATTGATATTCACATAGAAGCCAAATTGCATCAGCACGATGCATGGGAGTTATATTATGTGTTACATGGATATGGAACCCGGATGGCAGGTGATACGTTACAATCTTTTTCGACAGGTGATGTGGTATTGATACCGCCATCTATGCATCATTATTGGGAATATACACCTTTATCGGCAGACAGTGACGGGTGTATTCATTATCTAATGGTCGCTTTCAGCCACTCTCTTGTTATGAGGTGCATGGAGATATTTCCTGAATTGCGGAACCGCTTAGCAGGTCTTGCATTTCCTGTTAATGCATTAAAATTTGGATTAGAAAGCTCTCGTATCATTCGCAAGATATTATTGCAAATGAACGATATGGACGACTTGGGGCGATTGTGTGAAATGTTCCGTTTACTACCTGTCATATTTACTTCGTCCGACCATATTTTTGCAGGTAGACCTGTAAATCTAGAGCGAGATGTGAGACGTATGCAGCAAATTTGTAGCTATGTGATGGCTCATTATATTCATGCTATCTCTTTAGATGATATTTCTGCCGAAGTGGGAATGAACCGTTCTGCGTTTTGCTCCTACTTCAAACGATGCAAAGGAATGACATTTTCACAATATGTTACCCAGTATCGTTTGAATACAGCTTGTGAACTTCTAAGACACACAAAAAAACAGGTATCGGAAATCTGTTTTGCAGTAGGATTTAATGATGTTCCACATTTCAATCGGATTTTTAAAAAATTAAAAGGAGTAACGCCACAAGAATATAGAAAGAAGATTGTTTCCCAAGAAATATTTTAG
- a CDS encoding nitroreductase family protein → MDFYQVLEKRRTIRDFSDKEVTDEVLEKVLSAAFKAPTNDHLRQFEFIVVRGQKNITQLISPVAENTKNIQQVGLEAAANAMDKDGYDMFVDALPKQQRMLIQSNCLILPFFRQKDYPLCKPADQSSLNYFASAWAAVENILLAATAEGLACAFRIPIGNEPEHVKHLVNAPHGYEFTCFLAIGYAAEDAHICKQKDIRVKERIHKNIW, encoded by the coding sequence ATGGATTTCTATCAAGTATTAGAGAAAAGAAGAACTATCCGCGACTTTTCCGATAAGGAAGTAACGGACGAAGTATTGGAAAAAGTATTATCGGCAGCTTTTAAAGCCCCTACAAACGACCACTTACGACAATTTGAGTTCATTGTCGTGAGAGGGCAGAAAAATATTACCCAACTTATATCACCAGTGGCAGAAAACACCAAAAACATTCAACAGGTTGGACTAGAAGCTGCCGCAAACGCAATGGACAAAGACGGATATGACATGTTTGTCGATGCGTTACCAAAACAACAGCGTATGCTAATCCAAAGTAATTGTCTTATTCTGCCGTTTTTTAGACAAAAGGACTATCCCTTATGTAAACCAGCAGACCAAAGTTCTTTAAACTATTTTGCCTCGGCTTGGGCGGCTGTAGAAAACATATTGCTAGCTGCAACCGCAGAAGGACTGGCGTGTGCTTTCCGTATTCCCATCGGTAATGAACCAGAGCATGTGAAACATCTCGTTAATGCTCCCCATGGATATGAGTTCACCTGTTTTCTTGCCATCGGTTATGCGGCTGAGGATGCACATATATGTAAGCAGAAAGATATTCGAGTAAAAGAGAGAATTCACAAAAACATCTGGTAG
- a CDS encoding aminotransferase class I/II-fold pyridoxal phosphate-dependent enzyme has translation MKNTPVDYQTARRIIDGYGLPDFGKATIREVVAISTQLEQETKTEFIHMEMGVPGLKAAQVGVDAEINALKSGIASIYPNINGTPEVKAEASRFIKAFINIDIAPECCVPVTGSMQGTFASFLTSGQCTEGKDTILFIDPGFPVQKQQIVVMGYKYESFDVYEYRGEKLRAILEEHLSKGNIAAMIYSNPNNPAWFCLTDEELKIIGEMANKYDTIVIEDLAYFAMDFRKELGKPFEAPYQASVAHYTDNYILQISGSKAFSYAGQRIGVTAISNKLYHRAYPGLTKRYGGGTFGTVYIHRVLYALSSGTSHSAQVALAAMFKAASDGQFDFISEVKEYGRRAERLKKIFTDYGFTIVYDHDLDEPIADGFYFTIAYPGMTGGELMEELIYYGVSAISLSTTGSNQEGLRACTSFIKPHQYDLLEERLKLFKENHTL, from the coding sequence ATGAAGAATACTCCAGTAGATTATCAGACTGCCAGACGAATAATAGATGGCTACGGATTACCGGATTTCGGGAAAGCTACAATCCGTGAAGTTGTTGCCATATCCACACAATTGGAACAGGAAACAAAAACCGAGTTCATACATATGGAAATGGGTGTTCCCGGACTGAAAGCAGCGCAAGTCGGTGTCGATGCGGAAATAAACGCACTAAAGAGCGGTATCGCCTCCATCTATCCGAATATCAACGGTACGCCGGAAGTAAAAGCAGAAGCATCCAGATTCATCAAGGCATTTATCAATATAGATATAGCACCGGAATGCTGTGTTCCGGTAACCGGTTCCATGCAAGGAACATTTGCCTCTTTCCTTACCAGCGGACAATGCACGGAAGGAAAAGATACTATCCTCTTCATCGATCCCGGATTTCCGGTTCAGAAACAACAGATCGTCGTGATGGGATATAAATACGAATCATTCGACGTCTATGAATATCGCGGAGAGAAACTGCGTGCCATCCTGGAAGAACACCTTTCAAAAGGCAATATCGCAGCTATGATCTATTCGAACCCGAACAACCCTGCCTGGTTCTGCCTGACAGACGAAGAACTGAAGATCATCGGAGAAATGGCAAACAAATATGATACGATCGTGATCGAAGACCTCGCCTACTTCGCTATGGATTTTCGCAAAGAACTCGGCAAACCTTTCGAAGCTCCTTATCAGGCAAGCGTTGCCCATTATACGGATAATTACATCTTACAGATCTCCGGTTCGAAAGCATTCAGCTATGCCGGACAACGTATCGGTGTAACTGCTATCTCCAACAAACTTTACCACCGTGCTTATCCGGGACTGACGAAGCGTTATGGCGGCGGCACTTTCGGTACTGTTTACATCCATCGTGTACTGTACGCCCTGTCATCAGGAACCAGCCATTCGGCGCAGGTAGCATTGGCTGCCATGTTCAAAGCAGCCTCCGACGGCCAGTTCGATTTTATCTCGGAAGTAAAGGAATACGGACGCCGCGCCGAAAGACTGAAAAAGATTTTTACAGACTACGGCTTCACGATCGTTTACGATCATGACCTGGATGAACCGATTGCCGACGGCTTCTATTTCACGATCGCTTATCCCGGAATGACCGGCGGAGAGTTGATGGAAGAATTAATCTATTACGGAGTAAGCGCCATTTCTTTAAGCACAACCGGCAGTAACCAGGAAGGTCTGCGCGCCTGCACTTCGTTCATCAAACCGCACCAATATGACCTTCTGGAAGAGCGTTTAAAGCTATTCAAAGAAAATCATACCCTATAA
- a CDS encoding YqgE/AlgH family protein: protein MASYKNIFKITHNNLLPAQGSILISEPFLQDAYFQRSVVLLVEHTDDGSMGLVLNKKTDLVVNTFFPELEKFPEIPIYLGGPVSANRLFFIHSLGDLIIPDSLKIKDHLYFDGDFEALKRYILNGHSIDGKVKFFLGYSGWTEGQLGNEINHNSWVVSHASKENVLLADGEDFWKDSLGELGSNYEAWTKYPKDPYLN, encoded by the coding sequence ATGGCATCATACAAAAATATCTTCAAAATAACGCATAATAATCTCCTGCCTGCACAAGGTAGCATACTCATATCAGAACCTTTTCTGCAAGATGCCTATTTCCAACGCTCCGTTGTTCTGCTCGTAGAACACACAGATGACGGATCAATGGGATTAGTCTTAAACAAAAAAACGGATCTGGTAGTCAATACATTTTTTCCGGAACTGGAGAAGTTCCCGGAGATACCGATTTACCTGGGAGGCCCTGTAAGTGCCAATCGCCTGTTCTTCATTCACTCACTGGGTGATCTGATTATCCCTGATTCCCTGAAGATAAAAGACCATCTCTATTTTGACGGTGATTTCGAAGCGTTAAAACGTTATATCCTGAATGGTCATTCTATTGACGGGAAAGTAAAATTTTTCCTCGGTTATTCAGGCTGGACAGAAGGTCAGTTGGGTAATGAGATCAACCATAACTCATGGGTAGTAAGCCACGCATCGAAAGAAAATGTGTTGCTGGCCGACGGAGAGGATTTTTGGAAAGATTCATTGGGAGAGCTTGGCAGCAATTATGAAGCATGGACAAAATATCCCAAGGATCCGTATCTTAACTAA
- a CDS encoding GNAT family N-acetyltransferase — MALLENEMIRLRALEPEDLELLYRWENNPDLWELGNTMSPYSRYILKEYIRESHRDIFDTRQLRLMIELRSTGAAIGTVDLYDFEPHHRRAGIGILVDPLYQGNGFASEAMHVLMEYAFMFLKLHQLFVHIPIENEASKALFTRCGFVLSGIMKDWVLTEKGYSDILVMQKVRTER, encoded by the coding sequence ATGGCACTACTGGAAAATGAAATGATCCGGCTTCGTGCACTGGAGCCGGAAGATCTGGAACTTTTATATCGTTGGGAGAATAATCCTGACCTATGGGAGTTGGGTAACACTATGTCCCCATATTCCCGTTATATATTGAAAGAGTATATCCGGGAGTCACACCGGGATATTTTCGATACCAGGCAATTGCGTCTGATGATCGAGTTGCGTTCGACAGGAGCAGCTATCGGCACGGTCGACTTGTATGACTTCGAGCCCCATCACCGGCGTGCAGGCATCGGTATTCTGGTCGATCCGCTTTATCAGGGGAACGGATTTGCATCAGAAGCGATGCATGTATTGATGGAATATGCTTTTATGTTTCTGAAATTGCACCAGTTATTTGTTCATATCCCGATAGAGAATGAAGCCAGTAAGGCCTTATTTACCCGTTGCGGGTTTGTTCTTTCCGGAATAATGAAAGATTGGGTCCTGACGGAAAAAGGATATTCCGACATTTTGGTAATGCAAAAGGTACGGACTGAAAGATAA
- a CDS encoding glycosyltransferase family 2 protein: MYETKISIIIVNYNVKYFLEQCLLSVRAAIAGLDAEVFVVDNNSTDGSIDYLRPKFPEVLFIENKDNPGFAKANNQAIRQCKGEYVLLLNPDTVIGEESLRTLCFFMDENPNSGGIGVKMLDGHGVFLPESKRSFPSPWVSFCKIFGLSKLFPKSRIFSRYSLAYLDKEKQHKVDVLAGAFMLLRHEALDKVGLLDEAFFMYGEDIDLSYRLVLGGYKNYYIPERILHYKGESTKHGDMKYVKAFYGAMLIFFKKYYPQSGWLMGFFIKMAILLRASLAALSRMLGVRTKPNNKHRRLLVICREEHFEAMKAACAKRMPELEHINLWNLSEERVMDAICRRNQMKEFTDYAFCYPDARFEQMLLFMDKLVDKKVTYHIYSTESGQLISPGK; the protein is encoded by the coding sequence ATGTACGAAACCAAGATATCCATTATTATTGTAAACTACAATGTAAAGTATTTTCTGGAGCAGTGTCTGCTTTCGGTTCGTGCTGCCATAGCCGGACTGGATGCGGAGGTTTTTGTTGTTGACAATAATTCGACTGACGGCTCCATCGATTATTTGCGTCCTAAATTTCCGGAAGTCCTGTTTATAGAGAATAAAGATAATCCGGGATTTGCAAAAGCGAATAACCAGGCTATCCGCCAGTGTAAAGGAGAATATGTTTTGTTGCTGAATCCTGATACGGTGATAGGAGAGGAGAGCTTGCGGACCCTTTGTTTCTTTATGGATGAGAATCCGAACTCCGGTGGTATCGGTGTGAAGATGTTGGATGGGCATGGCGTTTTCCTTCCGGAAAGTAAACGAAGTTTTCCTTCTCCCTGGGTTTCGTTCTGCAAGATATTCGGTTTGTCGAAATTGTTTCCTAAATCGCGTATATTCTCCAGGTATAGCTTGGCTTATCTCGATAAGGAGAAACAGCATAAAGTCGATGTATTGGCTGGTGCTTTCATGTTACTCCGTCATGAGGCCTTGGATAAGGTCGGCTTATTGGATGAAGCGTTTTTTATGTATGGTGAAGATATTGACCTATCGTACCGTCTGGTATTGGGTGGATATAAGAATTACTATATTCCCGAACGTATCCTTCATTATAAGGGAGAAAGTACCAAGCATGGCGACATGAAATATGTGAAGGCATTTTACGGGGCTATGCTGATCTTTTTCAAAAAGTATTATCCGCAGTCCGGCTGGCTGATGGGATTTTTTATCAAGATGGCTATCCTGTTGCGTGCATCTCTGGCTGCTTTGTCACGGATGTTGGGAGTTCGGACAAAGCCGAATAACAAACACCGCCGTCTGCTGGTGATTTGCCGGGAAGAGCATTTCGAAGCAATGAAAGCGGCTTGTGCCAAGCGTATGCCTGAACTGGAGCATATTAATCTATGGAACTTGAGTGAAGAGCGTGTGATGGATGCCATTTGCCGCCGTAATCAGATGAAAGAGTTCACGGACTATGCCTTTTGTTATCCGGATGCCCGCTTTGAACAAATGCTTTTGTTTATGGATAAGCTGGTTGACAAAAAAGTAACCTATCATATTTATAGTACAGAGAGCGGACAATTAATATCACCAGGAAAGTAA
- the recR gene encoding recombination mediator RecR produces MTQKYPSVLLENAVNELASLPGVGRKTALRLALYMLRRDEGYTENFASALLALRKEVKYCKVCHNICDDDMCSICADPQRDHSTVCVVENIKEVMAIENTGQFRGVYHVLGGIISPMDGIGPGDLQIDSLVQRVANDEVREIVLALSTTMEGDTTNFFIYRKLSPYEVKITVIARGVSIGDEIEYADEITLGRSIVNRTSFNDSIKI; encoded by the coding sequence ATGACTCAGAAATATCCGTCCGTTTTATTGGAGAATGCTGTGAACGAGCTGGCTTCGCTACCGGGAGTAGGAAGAAAAACGGCTCTCCGGTTGGCTTTGTATATGCTTCGCCGGGATGAAGGTTATACGGAAAACTTTGCTTCGGCTTTGCTGGCTTTGCGGAAAGAAGTGAAATATTGTAAGGTGTGCCACAATATTTGTGATGACGACATGTGTTCGATTTGTGCCGATCCGCAGCGCGACCATTCTACCGTTTGCGTAGTCGAGAATATAAAGGAGGTGATGGCTATCGAGAATACCGGGCAGTTCCGTGGCGTTTACCATGTGCTCGGAGGAATTATTTCCCCGATGGACGGTATAGGGCCTGGAGACCTGCAGATAGATAGTCTGGTGCAGCGGGTGGCGAATGACGAAGTGAGGGAGATCGTGCTGGCACTTAGTACAACGATGGAGGGCGATACGACGAACTTTTTCATATATCGCAAGTTATCTCCTTATGAAGTGAAAATTACGGTGATTGCCCGTGGGGTGTCTATTGGTGACGAGATTGAATATGCTGACGAAATAACTCTCGGTCGTTCCATTGTGAACCGGACTAGCTTTAATGATTCGATAAAAATTTAA
- a CDS encoding DUF6132 family protein, producing MAKLFFKRHWLTLLGIALGAAGGFLYWNFIGCTTGTCPITSSPINSSVWGAIIGGLLLSSFQKENKISTDKDQ from the coding sequence ATGGCAAAGTTATTTTTCAAGAGACATTGGCTTACACTGCTAGGGATAGCACTCGGCGCCGCAGGGGGATTTCTATACTGGAATTTTATTGGTTGCACAACAGGAACCTGCCCTATCACATCTTCTCCTATCAATAGTTCGGTTTGGGGAGCAATTATAGGAGGTTTATTGCTCAGCTCTTTTCAGAAAGAAAATAAAATATCAACCGATAAAGATCAATAA
- a CDS encoding TQO small subunit DoxD — protein MEALYKKQAYSLFGMFTLALRLVVGWTYFSAFWRRLVLENKLIPDTAGYIGEKFNHFLPNAFGIKPVIEYLVSNPDQLWWAMVVFTIIEGIVGLFFMLGFFTRLMSIGVLSLATGILLGSGWLGTTCVDEWQIGILGVAAGFTLLLSGGGKYSLDNMIIPRIPLLNKYVWTTWLTSGPLPLDEKLSGRFSVVGATAILFLSLLTNQVFHNGVWGKLHNKSVKPKIEINDANLGKEKLSFTVYRVEGVDVYGSFLIGVTLKDANGNIILDRNGEELSEFPETDIRNMYIAKVAPGKHSLVIPLGSKAELTIKDETLANLPKGDYELTLTDISGITWKQKLKN, from the coding sequence ATGGAAGCGCTATACAAGAAACAGGCATATTCACTGTTCGGAATGTTTACACTGGCACTACGGCTTGTAGTCGGCTGGACTTATTTTTCCGCTTTTTGGAGAAGATTAGTACTTGAGAATAAACTTATCCCGGATACGGCAGGTTATATAGGAGAGAAATTCAACCATTTCCTCCCTAACGCATTCGGAATAAAACCGGTGATAGAATATCTCGTTTCAAATCCGGATCAACTTTGGTGGGCGATGGTCGTTTTCACGATCATTGAAGGAATTGTAGGTCTGTTTTTTATGCTCGGCTTCTTTACACGGTTGATGAGTATCGGAGTGTTGAGCCTTGCAACCGGTATATTATTAGGTTCGGGATGGCTGGGAACCACTTGCGTGGATGAATGGCAAATCGGGATATTAGGTGTCGCAGCAGGCTTTACCCTACTCCTGTCCGGCGGAGGCAAATATTCTCTGGACAACATGATAATTCCGCGTATTCCACTACTAAATAAGTATGTCTGGACAACCTGGTTGACATCCGGTCCGCTTCCACTCGATGAGAAGTTATCGGGAAGATTTTCGGTAGTCGGCGCAACAGCCATATTGTTTCTCTCCCTCCTGACCAATCAGGTATTCCATAATGGAGTATGGGGAAAGCTACATAATAAGTCGGTCAAGCCGAAGATAGAAATAAACGATGCCAATCTGGGCAAAGAAAAGTTGTCATTCACCGTCTATCGTGTAGAAGGTGTGGATGTATACGGATCCTTCCTGATCGGCGTTACTTTGAAAGATGCAAATGGCAATATCATCCTCGACAGAAACGGAGAGGAATTATCTGAATTTCCGGAAACAGATATCCGGAATATGTATATAGCGAAAGTGGCTCCTGGTAAGCATAGCCTTGTCATCCCTTTGGGAAGCAAAGCGGAGCTGACAATAAAAGATGAAACACTCGCCAATCTGCCCAAAGGTGACTACGAGTTGACATTGACAGATATCAGCGGCATTACCTGGAAACAGAAACTGAAAAATTAA